In Arsenicicoccus dermatophilus, a genomic segment contains:
- a CDS encoding SDR family oxidoreductase, producing the protein MSADLSAIPPQSQTWPGTVAELTPAPDHGEQSWTGRDRLPGKRIMITGGDSGIGRATAIVCAKEGASIAITHLPEEAEDARATQAAVESAGGTCILVQADLRTQQANVAAAREAVQGLGGLDVLICNAAYQMTHGSLEEFPGEQIERTFATNVFGPFWLIQELAQELEGGSVVVTTSVQAYSPSEHLLDYAGTKAALNNMVVNLAAELGDRGIRVNAVAPGPIWTPLIPATMAEDKVEGFGSDTPLGRAGHPVEVAAAYVFLASDEASYVSGTVLGVTGGKPVF; encoded by the coding sequence ATGAGCGCAGACCTGTCCGCGATCCCGCCCCAGAGCCAGACCTGGCCGGGCACTGTCGCCGAGCTGACCCCTGCACCCGACCACGGCGAGCAGAGTTGGACCGGTCGCGACCGCCTGCCCGGCAAGCGGATCATGATCACCGGCGGCGACTCCGGCATCGGACGGGCCACCGCGATCGTCTGCGCCAAGGAGGGCGCGTCGATCGCCATCACCCACCTGCCCGAGGAGGCCGAGGACGCGCGGGCCACGCAGGCCGCGGTCGAGTCCGCCGGTGGCACCTGCATCCTGGTCCAGGCGGACCTGCGGACCCAGCAGGCCAACGTCGCAGCGGCCCGCGAGGCGGTCCAGGGCCTCGGCGGGCTGGACGTGCTGATCTGCAACGCGGCCTACCAGATGACCCACGGCTCGCTGGAGGAGTTCCCCGGCGAGCAGATCGAGCGGACCTTCGCCACCAACGTGTTCGGCCCCTTCTGGCTGATCCAGGAGCTCGCCCAGGAGCTGGAGGGCGGGTCGGTCGTCGTGACCACGAGCGTGCAGGCCTACTCGCCGTCGGAGCACCTGCTCGACTACGCCGGCACCAAGGCCGCGCTCAACAACATGGTGGTCAACCTGGCGGCCGAGCTCGGCGACCGCGGCATCCGCGTCAACGCGGTCGCGCCGGGCCCGATCTGGACCCCGCTCATCCCGGCGACGATGGCCGAGGACAAGGTCGAGGGCTTCGGCTCCGACACCCCGCTGGGTCGTGCCGGTCACCCGGTCGAGGTCGCGGCGGCCTATGTCTTCCTGGCGTCCGACGAGGCGAGCTATGTCTCCGGCACCGTGCTCGGCGTGACGGGTGGCAAGCCGGTCTTCTGA
- a CDS encoding MarR family winged helix-turn-helix transcriptional regulator — MTDHSQASRPDHRRLRHAVRELTLQTQAYVAKAAHLHGMHDADVHAVGLIRAATDDRVPTSPGDLGRALALSPAAVTAMLDRMERSGHVRRSRSDRDARRVEAVLTDHAHRTSDELFSPLVLAYDEILRRYTDDEVALVARVLEELRAATAAVSPGAERPGPQ; from the coding sequence ATGACCGACCATTCCCAGGCCTCACGCCCCGACCACCGCCGGCTGCGCCACGCGGTGCGGGAGCTCACCCTGCAGACCCAGGCCTACGTCGCGAAGGCTGCCCACCTGCACGGGATGCACGACGCGGACGTCCACGCCGTGGGCCTGATCCGCGCCGCGACGGACGACCGGGTGCCCACCAGCCCCGGCGACCTGGGCCGGGCCCTCGCCCTCTCCCCCGCCGCCGTCACCGCGATGCTCGACCGGATGGAGCGCAGCGGCCACGTCCGCCGGTCCCGGTCCGACCGCGACGCCCGGCGTGTCGAGGCCGTCCTCACCGACCACGCCCATCGCACCAGCGACGAGCTGTTCTCCCCGCTCGTCCTGGCCTACGACGAGATCCTGCGGCGCTACACCGACGACGAGGTCGCGCTCGTGGCTCGGGTGCTGGAGGAGCTGCGGGCGGCCACCGCGGCGGTCTCCCCCGGCGCCGAGCGGCCCGGCCCGCAGTGA
- a CDS encoding DUF3253 domain-containing protein, which yields MESSPARIAAPGGARPAHRPPDPCPDASPRTSPGERATVAETILRQLAARSPDASICPSEVARALWPDDWRPRMAEVRAVAAVLVEQGQVVATRGPDAVDVLAPGGPVRLRRGPGWIGPAAPAPSVD from the coding sequence GTGGAATCATCACCCGCCCGGATCGCCGCACCCGGGGGCGCCCGGCCCGCGCACCGGCCACCGGACCCCTGCCCGGACGCGTCCCCGCGCACCTCGCCCGGGGAGAGGGCCACGGTGGCCGAGACGATCCTGCGACAGCTCGCCGCCCGCTCGCCCGACGCCTCGATCTGCCCCTCCGAGGTGGCTCGCGCGCTGTGGCCGGACGACTGGCGTCCCCGCATGGCCGAGGTCCGCGCCGTCGCGGCCGTCCTCGTCGAGCAGGGTCAGGTGGTGGCCACCCGCGGCCCGGACGCGGTGGACGTGCTCGCCCCCGGCGGACCGGTGCGCCTGCGCCGGGGACCTGGCTGGATCGGGCCTGCCGCACCGGCGCCGTCCGTAGACTGA
- a CDS encoding type II CAAX prenyl endopeptidase Rce1 family protein: MDRWLSLLAARRAGEMAVAEREDPRVRDRRRVVAAVVTLAGAATLAWALRIAPGDALFYPATLALAVVWGLGARLAGRPLRATGEHDSHHRARLALLGLGVGLVLLGVFLLGAAVVAQVPPLRVPVQQLLAHAEWGSLPVVLAITVVNGIVEELFFRGTLYDALGGRRAVLVTTVLYTVVTALSGIPLLALAALLLGLAVAVLRRLTRGVLAPIVAHLTWSVGMLLLLGPTLALLEPR; encoded by the coding sequence ATGGATCGTTGGCTGTCCCTGCTGGCCGCGCGCCGCGCCGGCGAGATGGCCGTCGCCGAGCGGGAGGACCCCCGGGTGCGGGACCGACGACGGGTCGTCGCCGCCGTGGTGACCCTGGCGGGTGCCGCGACCCTGGCGTGGGCCCTGCGGATCGCTCCGGGCGATGCGCTGTTCTATCCCGCGACGCTGGCGCTGGCCGTCGTGTGGGGTCTGGGCGCCCGCCTCGCCGGCCGGCCGCTGCGAGCCACCGGCGAGCACGACTCGCACCACCGCGCCCGGCTCGCCCTCCTCGGCCTGGGGGTCGGGCTCGTCCTGCTCGGGGTCTTCCTGCTGGGCGCGGCCGTCGTCGCGCAGGTCCCGCCGCTGCGGGTGCCCGTCCAGCAGCTGCTCGCCCACGCCGAGTGGGGATCGCTGCCGGTTGTCCTCGCCATCACCGTGGTCAACGGGATCGTCGAGGAGCTGTTCTTCCGCGGGACGCTCTACGACGCGCTCGGCGGTCGCCGGGCCGTCCTGGTGACCACGGTCCTCTACACCGTGGTCACCGCGCTGTCCGGCATACCCCTGCTCGCGCTGGCCGCCCTGCTGCTCGGCCTGGCTGTCGCGGTCCTGCGCCGCCTCACCCGGGGCGTCCTCGCCCCGATCGTCGCCCACCTCACCTGGTCGGTCGGGATGCTGCTGCTCCTCGGACCGACCCTGGCCCTCCTGGAGCCCCGATGA
- a CDS encoding tryptophan-rich sensory protein, protein MTATATPTHPHETRLGLVTGATGYVGGELVGALLEHGWRVRVLSRSADKVKDADWGDRVVDGPAAAGQVEVVEGDATEAADLRRALEGVDVAWYLLHSMGDADDFQQAEREMARAFAETARACEVTRIVYLGGLHPRGDELSEHLASRVEVGQILMASGVPTAVLQAGVVLGDGSQSFVMLRHLAERLPGAVGPRWLHNEIQPIAVADVLHYLVAAADLGPEHNREFDVAGPDVVSYAQMMSRYAEAVGLGPRLVLTAPVTTPRAAARWIGLVTPVPHALAEPLIGSLLHDTVADEHDLADLVGEPAGGPTGFEDAVRAAAQGQDTRRWQRTLVGTSAAVALTAALGSLATDTSSRWYRRLDQPAIQPPGWVFPVVWTLLYADVAAIGALSLADLAETGRADERRAYLAALGTNLVLNAGWSAVFFRGHRLPLATAEAALLALSSADLVRRSGRVSTEKAVVLAPYAAWTAFATVLTAAIARRNR, encoded by the coding sequence ATGACCGCCACCGCCACCCCCACCCACCCGCACGAGACCCGCCTGGGGCTCGTCACCGGAGCCACCGGCTACGTCGGCGGCGAGCTCGTCGGCGCCCTGCTCGAGCACGGCTGGCGGGTCCGGGTGCTCAGCCGCAGCGCCGACAAGGTCAAGGACGCCGACTGGGGCGACCGCGTCGTCGACGGCCCGGCCGCCGCCGGCCAGGTCGAGGTCGTCGAGGGCGACGCCACCGAGGCAGCCGACCTGCGCCGTGCCCTGGAGGGTGTCGACGTGGCGTGGTACCTCCTGCACTCGATGGGCGACGCCGACGACTTCCAGCAGGCCGAGCGGGAGATGGCCCGAGCCTTCGCCGAGACGGCGCGCGCCTGCGAGGTGACCCGCATCGTCTATCTCGGGGGCCTGCACCCCCGGGGCGACGAGCTGTCCGAGCACCTCGCCTCCCGGGTCGAGGTCGGCCAGATCCTCATGGCCTCGGGCGTGCCCACGGCCGTCCTGCAGGCGGGCGTGGTCCTCGGCGACGGCTCCCAGTCCTTCGTGATGCTGCGCCACCTCGCCGAGCGGCTCCCCGGCGCGGTCGGTCCCCGCTGGCTGCACAACGAGATCCAGCCGATCGCGGTCGCCGACGTGCTGCACTACCTCGTCGCCGCGGCCGACCTGGGCCCCGAGCACAACCGCGAGTTCGACGTCGCCGGGCCGGACGTCGTCAGCTACGCCCAGATGATGAGCCGGTATGCCGAGGCCGTGGGGCTGGGCCCCCGCCTGGTCCTGACCGCGCCGGTCACCACCCCGCGGGCGGCCGCCCGGTGGATCGGCCTGGTCACCCCCGTGCCGCACGCCCTCGCCGAGCCGCTGATCGGCAGCCTGCTGCACGACACCGTCGCCGACGAGCACGACCTGGCCGACCTGGTCGGCGAGCCCGCGGGCGGGCCCACGGGATTCGAGGACGCCGTGCGTGCGGCCGCCCAGGGCCAGGACACCCGCCGCTGGCAGCGCACCCTCGTCGGCACGTCCGCAGCCGTGGCGCTCACCGCAGCGCTCGGCAGCCTGGCCACCGACACCTCCAGCCGGTGGTACCGCCGCCTGGACCAGCCCGCCATCCAGCCGCCGGGCTGGGTCTTCCCGGTCGTGTGGACGCTGCTCTACGCCGACGTCGCCGCGATCGGCGCCCTCAGCCTCGCCGACCTCGCCGAGACCGGGCGCGCGGACGAGCGCCGCGCCTACCTCGCCGCGCTCGGGACCAACCTGGTGCTCAACGCCGGGTGGAGCGCGGTGTTCTTCCGCGGGCACCGGCTGCCCCTGGCCACCGCCGAGGCCGCCCTGCTCGCCCTGTCCAGCGCCGACCTGGTGCGGCGGTCGGGTCGGGTCAGCACCGAGAAGGCCGTGGTGCTGGCGCCCTACGCCGCCTGGACGGCCTTCGCGACCGTCCTCACGGCCGCCATCGCCCGCCGCAACCGCTGA
- a CDS encoding NAD(P)/FAD-dependent oxidoreductase: MDADVIVVGAGIAGLHCAGRLAARGLDVLVLEAGDDVGGRVRTDVIDGYRCDRGFQVLNPAYPRIRSDVDVEALDLRTFGRGVGVLRDQGRAVVADPLRHPERLLDTLRSGYLTPRQLLGAARWVLPALGSVAALADGDEGWASSLDRSGAQGPLRREVIERFLAGTILESEGSSSAAYVRLLVRSFVRATPGVPAEGMAALPRQLASRLSRPVRTGVRVDRVGRDGARAVVHTDGESLQARQVVVAVDPREVGRLTPLPAVATKPLVTWWFATGERPTATDLLLLDARSRRGPLVDTAVLTNAAPSYAPPGRHLVQATAVEEGCRATEADVRAQLAELYACDTGGWELVVRHDVADALPVQPPPVQLRQPLVLDEATVVCGDHRDTASLQGALVSGVRAAALVAARCGR; this comes from the coding sequence GTGGACGCTGACGTGATCGTGGTGGGAGCCGGGATCGCCGGGCTGCACTGCGCGGGACGGCTCGCCGCGCGCGGGCTGGACGTGCTCGTGCTGGAGGCCGGGGACGACGTGGGCGGCCGGGTGCGCACGGACGTGATCGACGGATACCGCTGCGACCGGGGCTTCCAGGTCCTCAACCCCGCCTATCCGCGGATCCGCTCGGACGTGGACGTCGAGGCTCTGGACCTGCGGACCTTCGGACGCGGGGTGGGCGTGCTGCGCGACCAGGGCCGCGCCGTCGTGGCGGACCCGCTGCGGCACCCCGAGCGGCTGCTCGACACCCTGCGCTCGGGCTACCTGACGCCGCGCCAGCTCCTCGGCGCGGCCCGGTGGGTGCTGCCCGCCCTCGGCTCCGTGGCCGCGCTCGCCGACGGCGACGAGGGCTGGGCCTCCTCGCTCGACCGCTCCGGCGCGCAGGGGCCGCTGCGCCGCGAGGTGATCGAGCGCTTCCTGGCCGGCACGATCCTGGAGAGCGAGGGCTCGTCCTCGGCGGCCTACGTGCGGCTGCTCGTGCGGTCCTTCGTCCGGGCGACGCCCGGGGTCCCGGCCGAGGGTATGGCGGCGCTCCCGCGCCAGCTCGCGTCCCGCCTCTCCCGACCGGTCCGGACCGGGGTGCGCGTCGACCGGGTGGGCCGCGACGGCGCCCGCGCGGTGGTGCACACGGATGGGGAGAGTCTGCAGGCCCGGCAGGTCGTGGTGGCCGTGGACCCCCGCGAGGTCGGTCGGCTCACCCCGCTGCCCGCCGTGGCGACCAAGCCGCTGGTGACCTGGTGGTTCGCCACCGGCGAGCGCCCGACCGCCACGGACCTGCTGCTGCTGGACGCGCGCAGCCGACGCGGTCCGCTCGTCGACACCGCCGTGCTGACCAACGCCGCGCCGAGCTATGCCCCGCCCGGACGCCACCTGGTGCAGGCCACCGCGGTGGAGGAGGGCTGCCGGGCGACGGAGGCGGACGTGCGCGCCCAGCTCGCCGAGCTCTACGCGTGCGACACCGGCGGCTGGGAGCTGGTCGTGCGGCACGACGTGGCCGACGCCCTGCCCGTCCAGCCACCTCCGGTGCAGCTGCGGCAGCCCCTGGTGCTGGACGAGGCCACGGTGGTCTGCGGGGATCACCGGGACACCGCGTCGCTGCAGGGAGCGCTGGTGTCCGGGGTGCGGGCCGCCGCGCTGGTCGCCGCCCGGTGCGGCCGATGA
- the idi gene encoding isopentenyl-diphosphate Delta-isomerase: MTATGQHASPVQVRRTDVGPDAGRGAGRGLRISVVVPVRDDAALLERCLRSLQAQTRPPWEVVVVDNASSDDSAAVARRHGARVVTEPVRGVPAAAARGYDSVTGEVIARCDADSVVPTDWLARIHDRFERDPRLDAITGPGRFYDLPPPWAGPAAVLYAVGAFGATGSALAGIPLWGSNMALRRATWESVRHLVSRTDPDLHDDLDLSMALGPGARVRLDPRLQVGVAGRIFASRAQARRRVDMAMRTLRRGWAQGGSPGRRWLARGGATRWADLPVRPAAPSREEVVLLDARGGALGTAPKAAVHHEDTPLHLAFSCYVVDDAGRVLMSRRAWDKATFPGLVTNSVCGHPAPGEPLAEAVRRRARTELGLTLDEVRVVLPDFAYRAEMDGVVEHELCPVHVAPVSGSVAPQPDPTEVAETWWEPWPALRDGVLAGDREVSPWCAEQVVLLADLPDDPRRWPAADLAALPPAAAFPAAQPPAASVGAAF; this comes from the coding sequence ATGACCGCCACCGGGCAGCACGCGAGCCCGGTCCAGGTGAGGCGCACGGACGTCGGCCCCGACGCCGGCCGTGGCGCAGGCCGGGGCCTGCGGATCTCCGTGGTGGTCCCGGTGCGCGACGACGCCGCCCTGCTCGAGCGCTGCCTGCGCTCCCTGCAGGCGCAGACCCGACCGCCCTGGGAGGTCGTCGTGGTCGACAACGCCAGCTCCGACGACTCGGCCGCCGTCGCCCGTCGGCACGGCGCCCGCGTCGTGACCGAGCCGGTCCGCGGTGTCCCGGCGGCCGCGGCCCGTGGGTACGACAGCGTCACCGGCGAGGTCATCGCCCGCTGCGACGCCGACTCGGTGGTGCCCACCGACTGGCTCGCCCGGATCCACGACCGCTTCGAGCGGGACCCCCGGCTCGACGCGATCACCGGCCCGGGTCGGTTCTACGACCTGCCTCCTCCCTGGGCCGGCCCCGCCGCCGTGCTGTATGCCGTGGGGGCTTTCGGCGCGACGGGCTCGGCGCTCGCCGGCATACCGCTGTGGGGATCCAACATGGCCCTGCGCCGCGCGACCTGGGAGTCGGTGCGGCACCTGGTCAGCCGCACCGACCCGGACCTGCACGACGACCTCGACCTGTCGATGGCGCTCGGGCCGGGCGCCCGGGTGCGGCTGGACCCGCGTCTGCAGGTGGGGGTCGCCGGGCGGATCTTCGCGTCCCGCGCGCAGGCCCGCCGTCGCGTCGACATGGCGATGCGCACGCTGCGCCGCGGCTGGGCCCAGGGTGGCTCCCCGGGGCGGCGCTGGCTCGCCCGAGGCGGGGCGACCCGGTGGGCCGACCTGCCCGTCCGTCCGGCCGCGCCGTCGCGGGAAGAGGTGGTCCTGCTCGACGCCCGGGGAGGGGCCCTCGGCACCGCCCCCAAGGCCGCGGTCCACCACGAGGACACCCCGCTGCACCTGGCGTTCTCCTGCTACGTCGTCGACGACGCCGGGCGGGTGCTGATGTCCCGCCGCGCCTGGGACAAGGCGACCTTCCCCGGGCTGGTGACCAACTCGGTGTGCGGGCACCCCGCGCCCGGCGAGCCGCTGGCCGAGGCCGTGCGGCGGCGCGCCCGCACCGAGCTGGGCCTGACCCTCGACGAGGTGCGGGTGGTGCTGCCCGACTTCGCCTATCGCGCAGAGATGGACGGCGTCGTCGAGCACGAGCTGTGCCCGGTGCACGTCGCCCCGGTGTCGGGCTCCGTCGCCCCGCAGCCCGACCCCACCGAGGTGGCCGAGACCTGGTGGGAGCCCTGGCCCGCGCTGCGCGACGGGGTCCTCGCGGGCGACCGGGAGGTCTCGCCGTGGTGCGCCGAGCAGGTGGTGCTGCTCGCCGACCTGCCCGACGACCCGCGTCGCTGGCCGGCCGCCGACCTGGCGGCGCTGCCACCTGCGGCGGCGTTCCCGGCCGCGCAGCCGCCCGCGGCGTCGGTGGGCGCCGCGTTCTGA
- a CDS encoding C1 family peptidase encodes MHHRRVVTLTALVLSLGLAGAGPVAAASASPGPIPPAPTATDSFAPPMTRSGPMSTPRQHAGLDLAEIASRPPVTRITTVGKVPMGRTIAAEIGDLRAYVLPPGNQGNVQSCVAWALGYSAYGILMNKAGRAGAPMAPMYVYSQVNNGVDQGSSARRSFSVLMDQGIDTRAHYSHGDYDWSSKPTQEDRINAANYKLSGYRQIPLRPSTAIPAIKAAINNGYPALIGMRLRQNFVDMDTETARSYSYTASGKVIGGHELAVVAYDEKGITLQNNWGTAWGDGGYFTLPWSFLGAGDVLEIYSMGPLKPAKDLVPAPTGAPSSTPAVSARTAR; translated from the coding sequence GTGCACCACCGCCGCGTCGTGACCCTCACCGCCCTCGTCCTGAGCCTCGGCCTGGCTGGCGCCGGCCCGGTCGCGGCAGCTTCCGCCTCGCCCGGGCCGATACCCCCGGCGCCGACCGCGACCGACTCCTTCGCCCCGCCGATGACCCGCTCGGGACCCATGTCGACGCCTCGGCAGCACGCCGGCCTGGACCTCGCCGAGATCGCCTCCCGCCCGCCGGTCACCCGGATCACGACCGTGGGGAAGGTGCCGATGGGCCGCACCATCGCCGCCGAGATCGGCGACCTGCGGGCCTACGTGCTGCCGCCCGGAAACCAGGGCAACGTGCAGTCCTGCGTCGCCTGGGCGCTCGGCTACAGCGCCTACGGGATCCTGATGAACAAGGCCGGTCGAGCGGGAGCCCCCATGGCCCCGATGTACGTCTACTCCCAGGTCAACAACGGCGTGGACCAGGGCTCCTCGGCCCGCCGGTCGTTCTCGGTGCTGATGGACCAGGGCATCGACACCCGGGCGCACTACAGCCACGGTGACTACGACTGGAGCAGCAAGCCGACCCAGGAGGACCGGATCAACGCGGCGAACTACAAGCTCTCCGGCTACCGGCAGATCCCGCTGCGGCCCAGCACGGCGATCCCCGCGATCAAGGCGGCCATCAACAACGGCTATCCCGCCCTGATCGGGATGCGCCTGCGCCAGAACTTCGTCGACATGGACACCGAGACCGCGCGCAGCTACTCGTACACCGCCTCCGGCAAGGTGATCGGCGGCCACGAGCTCGCGGTCGTGGCCTACGACGAGAAGGGCATCACCCTGCAGAACAACTGGGGCACCGCCTGGGGCGACGGCGGCTACTTCACCCTCCCCTGGAGCTTCCTCGGTGCGGGCGACGTGCTCGAGATCTACTCCATGGGCCCGCTCAAGCCGGCCAAGGACCTCGTCCCCGCGCCGACCGGCGCGCCCTCGTCCACGCCGGCAGTGTCCGCCCGGACCGCCCGCTGA
- a CDS encoding prenyltransferase: MIRTIGRLVASSRPLSWINTAYPFGAAYLLVAGRLDLRAVVGIAFFLVPYNLLMYGINDVFDHESDLRNPRKGGVEGVVLDRSLHRATVWTASLLPVPFVLWLLAHGSPLAGLVLLVTVAAVVAYSAPGLRFKERAFVDSATSSTHFVGPAVYGVVLTGAHLPWQGWVALVAYFLWGVASHAFGAVQDIGPDREAGIGSVATAVGARATVRLSAAAYGLAGLLLATTGRWGVLAGLLVLPYLWMVRPYLDLTDEDAPRANAGWRRFLWVNYLVGFLLTQLLIARWLLG; the protein is encoded by the coding sequence GTGATCCGCACGATCGGGCGCCTGGTCGCGTCCTCCCGCCCGCTCAGCTGGATCAACACCGCCTATCCCTTCGGCGCGGCCTACCTGCTGGTTGCCGGACGCCTGGACCTGCGGGCGGTGGTCGGCATCGCGTTCTTCCTCGTGCCCTACAACCTGCTCATGTATGGCATCAACGACGTTTTCGACCACGAGTCCGACCTGCGCAACCCGCGCAAGGGCGGCGTCGAGGGCGTGGTCCTGGACCGGTCGCTGCACCGCGCCACCGTGTGGACCGCGTCGCTGCTGCCGGTGCCCTTCGTGCTGTGGCTGCTGGCCCACGGATCGCCGCTCGCCGGGCTGGTGCTGCTCGTCACCGTGGCCGCCGTGGTGGCCTACTCGGCGCCCGGGCTGCGGTTCAAGGAGCGGGCCTTCGTGGACTCGGCGACGTCCAGCACCCACTTCGTCGGGCCGGCGGTCTACGGTGTCGTGCTCACCGGCGCCCACCTGCCCTGGCAGGGCTGGGTCGCCCTGGTCGCGTACTTCCTGTGGGGCGTGGCCAGCCACGCCTTCGGCGCGGTGCAGGACATCGGGCCGGACCGGGAGGCCGGGATCGGCTCGGTGGCGACCGCCGTCGGGGCTCGGGCGACGGTCCGGCTCAGCGCCGCGGCCTACGGGCTGGCCGGTCTGCTGCTCGCCACCACCGGACGGTGGGGGGTGCTCGCCGGGCTGCTCGTGCTGCCCTACCTGTGGATGGTCCGGCCCTACCTGGACCTGACCGACGAGGACGCCCCCCGCGCCAACGCCGGGTGGCGACGCTTCCTGTGGGTCAACTACCTGGTGGGCTTCCTGCTCACCCAGCTGCTGATCGCCCGCTGGCTGCTCGGCTGA
- a CDS encoding lycopene cyclase domain-containing protein yields the protein MTFLLLDLVMLGLAVAGASWAVRGRPGRAPALAPLVAAGGLLVLTVVFDNLMIAAGLFDYAPERRSGLLLGRAPVEDLAYPLGVLVLLPALWRRRRTSSPTAEEDS from the coding sequence GTGACCTTCCTGCTGCTCGACCTGGTCATGCTGGGGCTGGCCGTCGCCGGGGCCTCGTGGGCGGTCCGCGGCCGGCCTGGGCGGGCTCCGGCCCTGGCCCCGCTCGTCGCGGCGGGCGGGCTGCTGGTCCTCACCGTGGTCTTCGACAACCTGATGATCGCCGCAGGCCTGTTCGACTACGCCCCGGAGCGCCGGTCGGGTCTGCTGCTCGGGCGGGCCCCGGTCGAGGACCTGGCCTATCCTCTCGGCGTGCTGGTGCTGCTGCCCGCGCTGTGGCGGCGCCGGCGGACGAGCTCCCCGACCGCCGAGGAGGACTCGTGA
- a CDS encoding lycopene cyclase domain-containing protein, whose product MSGIAYLVCLLASLAGVATIDRRWRLFVWRSPRAALTVLAVGMTYLVVWDLAGIALGIFFRGQTRWMTGLQVAPELPVEELFFLLLLSWTTMCLWCGGERLAHARRGAR is encoded by the coding sequence GTGAGCGGGATCGCCTATCTCGTCTGCCTGCTCGCATCCCTGGCCGGCGTGGCCACGATCGACCGGCGGTGGCGGTTGTTCGTGTGGCGCAGCCCTCGCGCCGCGCTCACCGTCCTCGCCGTCGGGATGACCTATCTCGTGGTGTGGGACCTGGCGGGGATCGCGCTGGGGATCTTCTTCCGCGGGCAGACCCGCTGGATGACCGGCCTGCAGGTGGCGCCCGAGCTGCCCGTGGAGGAGCTGTTCTTCCTGCTGCTGCTCTCCTGGACCACGATGTGCCTGTGGTGCGGCGGCGAGCGCCTGGCCCACGCCCGGCGGGGGGCCCGGTGA
- a CDS encoding phytoene/squalene synthase family protein, translating into MTAPLDPQLREGYARCATITRRHGTTYFWGVTLLPAERRRHVHAVYALCRAADDIVDAPEASAPHRVPETEQRLEAFRRRVTHAVRSGQAPDPVLAAVARSLRDLGIGEEPLDRFFGAMAQDLTTTTYPTWADLRDYMDGSAAVVGEMMLPVLRPTSPEALGPARALGEAFQLTNFLRDVVEDLDRGRVYLPQEDLRAFGADPHRRQVTPQWRAMLRHQVERNRALYAEADRGIPLLPPASARCVATARRLYAQILDLIEEADYDVFSQRLVVPTRVKATTAARALLSRHTVAA; encoded by the coding sequence GTGACCGCGCCCCTGGATCCCCAGCTGCGCGAGGGCTACGCGCGCTGCGCGACGATCACCCGCCGCCACGGCACGACCTACTTCTGGGGCGTCACCCTGCTCCCGGCCGAGCGCCGCCGGCACGTCCACGCGGTCTATGCCCTGTGCCGGGCCGCCGACGACATCGTCGACGCTCCCGAGGCCTCCGCACCGCACCGGGTGCCCGAGACCGAGCAGCGCCTGGAGGCCTTCCGGCGGCGGGTGACCCACGCCGTGCGCTCCGGGCAGGCCCCGGACCCGGTGCTGGCGGCCGTGGCCCGCTCCCTGCGGGACCTCGGGATCGGCGAGGAGCCCCTCGACCGCTTCTTCGGCGCGATGGCCCAGGACCTCACCACCACCACCTACCCGACCTGGGCCGACCTGCGGGACTACATGGACGGGTCGGCCGCCGTCGTCGGCGAGATGATGCTGCCCGTGCTGCGGCCCACCTCCCCCGAGGCGCTCGGCCCGGCCCGCGCGCTCGGCGAGGCCTTCCAGCTGACGAACTTCCTGCGCGACGTCGTCGAGGACCTCGACCGCGGCCGGGTCTACCTCCCCCAGGAGGACCTGCGCGCCTTCGGGGCCGACCCGCACCGCCGGCAGGTGACCCCGCAGTGGCGGGCCATGCTGCGCCACCAGGTCGAGCGCAACCGCGCGCTGTATGCGGAGGCCGACCGCGGCATCCCCCTGCTCCCACCGGCGAGCGCCCGCTGCGTGGCGACCGCGCGCCGCCTCTACGCCCAGATCCTCGACCTGATCGAGGAGGCGGACTACGACGTCTTCTCCCAGCGCCTGGTCGTGCCCACCCGGGTCAAGGCGACCACGGCGGCCCGGGCGCTGCTCTCCCGGCATACGGTGGCTGCGTGA